From a region of the Hymenobacter jejuensis genome:
- a CDS encoding ABC transporter ATP-binding protein, protein MIQIENLEKVYRTEEVETKALNKVSLAVNEGEFVAIMGPSGCGKSTLLNIIGLLDEPDGGSIKFAGTEIAHYSERKRAELRKKNLGFVFQSFNLIDELTVVENVELPLIYLGASAAERKEKVDRVLEKMQIMHRRNHFPQQLSGGQQQRVAVARAVINSPRLILADEPTGNLDSTNGNEVMELLTELNEAGTTIIMVTHSEHDARYAHRVIRLLDGEVVMENVHKQFTT, encoded by the coding sequence ATGATTCAGATTGAAAACCTCGAGAAAGTATACCGCACAGAGGAAGTAGAAACCAAAGCGTTGAACAAGGTATCCCTGGCCGTGAACGAAGGAGAGTTTGTTGCGATCATGGGGCCGTCGGGGTGCGGGAAGTCTACCTTGTTGAATATCATTGGGTTACTGGATGAGCCTGATGGCGGCAGCATCAAGTTTGCGGGCACCGAAATCGCGCATTACAGCGAGCGCAAGCGGGCCGAACTGCGCAAGAAAAACCTGGGGTTTGTGTTCCAGAGCTTCAACCTCATTGATGAGCTCACAGTGGTCGAAAACGTAGAGTTGCCGTTGATTTACCTGGGGGCGAGCGCGGCCGAGCGCAAAGAGAAAGTCGATCGGGTGCTGGAGAAGATGCAGATCATGCACCGGCGCAATCACTTTCCGCAGCAGCTCTCGGGCGGTCAGCAGCAGCGCGTGGCCGTGGCGCGGGCCGTCATCAATTCGCCCCGCCTGATTCTGGCCGACGAACCCACCGGTAACCTCGATTCGACCAACGGCAACGAGGTGATGGAGCTGCTCACGGAGCTCAACGAGGCCGGCACCACCATCATCATGGTGACGCACTCCGAGCACGACGCCCGCTATGCCCACCGGGTGATTCGGCTGCTCGATGGCGAAGTGGTGATGGAGAACGTGCACAAGCAGTTTACGACTTGA
- a CDS encoding efflux RND transporter periplasmic adaptor subunit, whose product MDVPIQKKTWTLRKLLLSGGVILVLALLAASYFSTAGPSKLNVDPERITISEVTKGSFQEFIPIDGTVMPIKTIYLDATEGGTVKSVLVEDGATLTPGQPIIQLANTDLQLEMVNRETAVFDLMNNLQNTRNLMQQNRIQQLNQFADVEYRLKEAKRIYELNKTLYEQKVISKQEFTESQNNYQYQVRKRLLTQQTLKQDSAAMRQQINQMQESVGRMQSNLALMHKKMDDLTIKAPVAGRITSLNAEIGESISRGQRIGQVDMLNGLKVRANIDEYYISRIFPGQKGEFTLDGKRYELSVKKIYTQINKGLQVDMEFVGVAPQGIRRGQTLQVRLALSDQTRAVLVPKGGFNQKTGGNWIFKVNESGTKAYKADIRLGRQNPEYYEVLEGLKPGDKVVTSSYEGYEDMGELVLKEKQE is encoded by the coding sequence ATGGACGTACCTATTCAAAAGAAAACCTGGACGCTTCGCAAGCTGCTGCTCTCGGGGGGCGTGATTTTGGTGCTGGCGCTGCTGGCCGCAAGTTACTTTTCCACGGCGGGGCCCAGCAAGCTGAACGTCGACCCGGAGCGCATCACCATCAGCGAAGTTACGAAAGGTAGTTTCCAGGAGTTTATCCCGATTGACGGCACCGTGATGCCGATCAAAACCATCTACCTCGACGCCACTGAAGGCGGCACCGTGAAGAGTGTGCTGGTGGAAGACGGCGCCACGCTCACGCCCGGCCAGCCCATTATTCAGCTCGCCAACACCGACTTACAGCTGGAAATGGTGAACCGCGAAACGGCCGTGTTCGACCTGATGAACAACCTGCAAAACACGCGCAACCTGATGCAGCAAAACCGCATTCAGCAGCTCAACCAGTTTGCCGATGTGGAATATCGCCTCAAGGAAGCCAAGCGCATTTACGAGCTGAACAAGACGCTCTACGAACAGAAGGTCATCTCGAAGCAAGAGTTTACCGAAAGCCAGAACAACTACCAGTACCAGGTGCGCAAACGGCTGCTCACCCAGCAAACCCTCAAGCAGGATTCGGCGGCGATGCGCCAGCAGATCAACCAGATGCAGGAGTCGGTGGGACGCATGCAAAGCAACCTGGCCCTGATGCACAAGAAGATGGACGACCTGACCATCAAGGCGCCGGTAGCCGGCCGGATCACTTCGCTGAATGCGGAAATCGGCGAATCCATTTCGCGCGGGCAGCGCATCGGCCAGGTAGATATGCTCAACGGCCTGAAGGTGCGCGCCAACATCGATGAGTACTACATCTCCCGCATTTTTCCGGGGCAGAAAGGCGAGTTTACCCTCGATGGCAAGCGCTACGAGCTGAGCGTCAAGAAGATATACACGCAAATCAACAAGGGCCTGCAAGTCGATATGGAGTTTGTGGGGGTCGCTCCGCAGGGCATCCGCCGCGGCCAGACCTTGCAGGTACGCCTGGCGCTCAGCGACCAGACCCGGGCCGTGCTGGTGCCCAAAGGAGGCTTTAACCAGAAAACCGGCGGCAACTGGATTTTCAAGGTCAACGAAAGCGGCACCAAAGCCTACAAAGCCGACATCCGGCTGGGCCGCCAAAATCCCGAATACTACGAAGTGCTCGAAGGCCTGAAGCCCGGTGATAAAGTCGTGACTTCCAGCTACGAAGGCTACGAAGACATGGGCGAACTAGTGCTCAAGGAGAAGCAAGAATAA
- a CDS encoding sigma-54-dependent transcriptional regulator — MAFNKARVLVVDDDRDVLFAVKMLLKTEVQEVVTERNPENLLSVLSKQAFDVIFLDMNFKSNLGTGNEGLYWLGRILERDKDAAVIMITAHGEISTAVRSLKAGATDFIVKPWHNEKFLETLEATLQNKIRKTGPASNAPKRPASFADAAMLGNSEPMQDLFHKIEKVAPTEANVLLLGENGTGKELAAKALHQRSFRATKPFVTADLAAMSEGIFESELFGHKKGSFTDAKDDRVGRFEAASTGTLFLDEIGNISLPQQAKLLTALQNRQVIPLGSNTPVPIDIRLISATNVPIYELAAKSQFRKDLIYRINTVEITLPPLRERGDDVLLLAKHFAGLYAARNHKPTPEFEPATFKKLKQHSWPGNIRELQHAVERAVILAEGNVLRPQDFSFSAMETSLPQPGLLVPGFAEGPLQLNEVEKNTILRVIERHNGNITKAAKELGITRTALYRRLEKHDL, encoded by the coding sequence ATGGCTTTTAATAAGGCGCGCGTTCTGGTAGTCGACGACGACAGAGATGTTCTGTTTGCGGTCAAGATGCTGCTCAAAACCGAGGTGCAGGAAGTCGTCACGGAGCGTAACCCGGAGAACCTGCTGTCGGTGCTGAGCAAGCAGGCGTTCGATGTCATTTTCCTGGACATGAACTTCAAAAGCAATCTGGGCACCGGCAACGAGGGCTTGTACTGGCTCGGCCGCATTTTGGAGCGCGACAAAGACGCCGCCGTCATCATGATCACGGCGCACGGCGAAATCAGCACGGCGGTGCGGTCGCTCAAAGCCGGCGCTACCGACTTCATCGTGAAGCCCTGGCACAACGAGAAATTCCTGGAAACGCTGGAAGCCACGCTGCAAAACAAGATCCGCAAAACCGGGCCCGCCAGCAACGCGCCCAAGCGCCCGGCCTCTTTCGCCGACGCGGCCATGCTGGGCAACTCGGAGCCCATGCAGGACCTGTTTCATAAAATTGAAAAGGTAGCGCCCACCGAGGCCAACGTGCTGTTGCTGGGCGAAAACGGCACGGGTAAAGAACTGGCAGCCAAGGCTTTGCATCAACGGTCTTTTCGCGCTACCAAACCGTTCGTCACGGCGGACTTGGCGGCCATGAGCGAAGGTATTTTTGAAAGCGAGCTGTTTGGGCACAAGAAAGGCTCGTTTACCGATGCCAAAGACGACCGCGTAGGCCGCTTCGAGGCCGCCTCGACCGGCACGCTGTTTCTGGATGAAATCGGTAATATCTCGCTGCCGCAGCAGGCCAAATTGCTGACGGCATTACAGAACCGGCAGGTGATTCCGCTGGGCAGCAATACGCCCGTGCCCATCGACATTCGGCTGATTTCGGCTACCAACGTGCCCATTTACGAGTTGGCCGCCAAAAGCCAGTTTCGCAAAGACCTGATCTACCGCATCAACACCGTCGAAATCACGTTGCCGCCCCTGCGCGAGCGCGGCGACGATGTGTTGCTGCTGGCCAAGCACTTTGCGGGCCTGTACGCGGCCCGCAACCACAAGCCAACGCCCGAATTTGAGCCGGCTACTTTCAAAAAACTCAAGCAGCATAGCTGGCCCGGCAACATCCGCGAGTTGCAGCACGCAGTGGAGCGCGCCGTGATTCTGGCCGAAGGCAATGTGCTTCGCCCGCAAGACTTTAGCTTTTCGGCCATGGAAACGTCCCTCCCCCAGCCTGGACTGCTGGTGCCGGGTTTTGCCGAAGGTCCGCTGCAACTAAACGAAGTCGAAAAAAACACCATTCTGCGCGTCATTGAGCGCCACAACGGCAACATCACCAAGGCTGCCAAAGAACTCGGCATCACGCGCACCGCCCTCTACCGCCGCCTCGAAAAACATGATCTTTAA
- a CDS encoding efflux RND transporter periplasmic adaptor subunit — MRPLESGILSVPVSGITEAGYLLPVVAHANGWVRQVFFSEGDYIRGGQVMLKLFNDDMPSADFSRGYVTAPRNGFLVKKRVDVGAHVRAGTYVATLQDVSNIRVNLVVPPQVGQGVQIGDQVQVRITELPKRTFTGVIRSVTPQTSPRPSTVVAITVQNGVAPLIMPLMHANVVLKTQGAPPTMAKR, encoded by the coding sequence GTGCGTCCGCTGGAAAGCGGTATCCTGTCGGTGCCGGTGAGTGGTATCACCGAGGCCGGCTATTTGCTGCCGGTAGTCGCCCACGCCAACGGCTGGGTGCGGCAGGTATTTTTTTCGGAAGGAGACTACATCCGGGGCGGGCAGGTGATGCTGAAGCTCTTCAACGATGACATGCCTTCCGCCGACTTTAGCCGGGGCTACGTAACGGCTCCGCGAAACGGCTTTCTGGTTAAAAAACGCGTCGATGTGGGAGCGCACGTGCGGGCGGGTACCTACGTGGCTACGCTGCAAGATGTATCGAACATCCGGGTCAATCTGGTGGTGCCACCGCAGGTAGGGCAGGGCGTACAGATCGGCGATCAGGTGCAGGTGCGCATAACCGAGCTGCCCAAGCGAACCTTCACGGGAGTGATCAGAAGCGTCACGCCCCAAACGTCGCCCCGCCCCAGCACGGTGGTCGCAATTACGGTGCAAAACGGCGTTGCCCCCCTGATAATGCCCCTTATGCACGCCAACGTCGTGCTGAAAACACAAGGTGCGCCGCCCACCATGGCGAAGCGCTAA
- a CDS encoding sensor histidine kinase, with amino-acid sequence MIFKRLEIGIFFRLLALLVLLYGAVYYAHKSTYGPVFFAAFLLVVLVLELARYVTRSNKELASFILAVKYRDFSQHFNEEHTNPSLKQLHMAFNQINSTFRQLSAEKEAQFKYLQTVLELIDTGIISYDAEGHVEWVNESFKQTLELPYLRNIHALQKRHERLYDAITHLEPGNPSVVKLTVGKRTMQLLLSATSFKLHGREFTLIAFKNVSHALDETETEAWQKLLRVMTHEIMNSVAPIASLADTLRRHVRLEKEKTTEPLLYDPDLLDDVEEGIRIIQHRSEGLLNFAQVYRNFSKITTPLLTTIYVQELFHSIRALLAHQLAEKDIELRISVQPADLLLQADSRLMEQVLINLILNAAHAVEGREHPQIQLVGKAEENERVTLEVIDNGTGIPAELLDSIFIPFFTTHQSGSGIGLSLAKQIMHLHKGSIQVQSVEGAGSVFRLHF; translated from the coding sequence ATGATCTTTAAACGGCTCGAAATCGGCATTTTCTTTCGGCTGCTGGCGCTGCTGGTCTTGCTGTACGGAGCTGTGTATTATGCCCACAAAAGCACCTATGGGCCGGTATTTTTTGCCGCATTTCTGCTTGTGGTGCTGGTGCTGGAACTGGCACGCTACGTCACGCGCAGCAACAAGGAGCTGGCGAGCTTTATTTTGGCGGTAAAATACCGCGACTTTTCGCAGCACTTCAACGAAGAGCACACCAACCCCTCGCTGAAGCAGCTGCACATGGCTTTCAACCAGATTAACAGCACGTTCCGGCAGCTCAGCGCCGAGAAGGAAGCGCAGTTTAAGTACCTGCAAACCGTGTTGGAACTCATCGACACCGGCATCATTTCGTACGATGCCGAAGGGCACGTCGAGTGGGTCAACGAGTCGTTTAAGCAAACGCTGGAACTGCCGTATCTGCGCAATATTCACGCGCTGCAAAAGCGCCACGAGCGGCTCTACGACGCGATCACGCATCTGGAGCCGGGCAACCCTTCGGTGGTGAAGCTGACGGTGGGCAAACGAACGATGCAGCTGCTGCTGTCGGCCACTTCGTTTAAGCTGCACGGCCGGGAGTTCACGCTGATCGCCTTCAAAAACGTGAGCCACGCGCTCGACGAAACCGAAACGGAAGCGTGGCAGAAGCTGCTGCGCGTGATGACGCACGAAATCATGAATTCGGTGGCCCCCATTGCGTCGCTGGCCGATACACTGCGGCGCCACGTGCGTCTGGAAAAAGAAAAAACCACCGAGCCGCTCCTCTACGACCCCGATTTGCTCGACGACGTGGAGGAAGGCATCCGCATCATTCAGCACCGCAGCGAAGGCTTGCTGAACTTTGCTCAGGTGTACCGCAACTTCAGCAAAATCACAACTCCTTTACTGACAACCATTTACGTACAGGAGCTCTTTCACAGCATTCGGGCGCTGCTGGCCCATCAGTTGGCCGAAAAAGACATCGAGCTGCGAATTTCCGTGCAGCCCGCGGACCTGCTGTTGCAAGCCGACAGCCGCCTGATGGAGCAAGTGCTGATCAACCTGATCCTGAACGCCGCCCATGCCGTAGAAGGCCGCGAGCATCCGCAGATTCAGCTGGTGGGCAAAGCCGAGGAAAACGAGCGCGTGACGCTGGAAGTCATCGACAACGGCACGGGCATTCCGGCCGAACTGCTGGACAGCATTTTCATCCCGTTTTTCACGACGCACCAAAGCGGTTCGGGCATCGGCTTAAGCCTGGCCAAACAGATCATGCACCTGCACAAAGGCAGCATTCAGGTGCAGTCGGTGGAGGGGGCGGGCAGCGTGTTTCGCCTGCACTTCTAG
- a CDS encoding ABC transporter permease, with translation MFKHSLLLIYRGFVRSKTTFFINLVGLSTGLACALAVYLWVNDELSFDKYHQNEGRLFRVMENQRTPEGVNTRDGNTPLLAEALQAEMPEIEYAAVATPPNFFPKFTLVGKGKSIRAVGKYAAKGFFRIFTYPLIQGNPDQALVDKNAIVLSAEFATTLFGTPANAIGKSLEWQLADLKQTCVVSGVFDRIPPNSSEQFDFVLSFDAFKDIMKMGRRVDWADANGPFSTFVVLQEGANSEQFNNKIAGLLKRKSAKNANRTLFIEPYSASYLHGEHKNGVSVGGRIEYVKLFSAVATLILVIASINYMNLATAKASRRLKEIGVRKTLGASRATLVVHFLTESVLTAFLALLIAVVLVQIALPQFNEITGKHLTLAPKLSVMAAFLAIALLTGLLAGSYPAFYLSGFKPAAVFRGTLMNSVADLWTRKGLVVFQFTLSVLFIVCVLVIHRQIAFVQAKSLGYDKSNVIYFETGGKSAQQPGAFLAELKRLPGVVNASGMWGFFVEMGPHGPGPEVEWEGRKVATNNLGVNYDLLETLGIQIKEGRSFSRKFRSDSLKIIVNEALVARLGLQHPVGTALGTAQIVGVAKDFHYASLHEKVEPFIFRLEPQAAGTVLVKLAAGQEKETINRLRRFYQQFNAGMPLDYQFLDAAYQAQYASERRVALLSRYFAGLAIVISSLGLLGLTTFTAEKRRKEIGVRKVLGASQVSIVYLLSIDLAKLVIVAIALALPLSYLVVRQWLNSFEYRIPLEIWYFLGAGFLALLVAWITVGTQAVRAARANPVLCLRDE, from the coding sequence ATGTTTAAGCACTCGCTCTTGCTCATCTACCGCGGCTTTGTGCGGTCTAAAACCACGTTTTTCATCAACCTAGTCGGGTTGTCGACGGGTTTGGCGTGTGCTTTGGCCGTGTACCTGTGGGTAAACGACGAATTGAGCTTTGACAAGTACCACCAAAACGAGGGCCGGCTTTTTCGGGTGATGGAAAATCAGCGCACGCCCGAAGGAGTAAATACCCGCGACGGAAATACTCCACTTTTGGCCGAGGCGCTACAGGCTGAAATGCCCGAAATCGAGTATGCGGCCGTCGCTACGCCCCCTAATTTCTTTCCCAAGTTTACTCTGGTAGGCAAGGGGAAAAGCATCCGGGCCGTCGGGAAATATGCTGCCAAGGGCTTCTTCCGCATTTTCACTTATCCGCTGATTCAGGGCAACCCAGACCAGGCTTTGGTAGACAAAAACGCCATTGTTCTTTCCGCTGAGTTCGCCACCACGTTGTTCGGAACCCCGGCGAATGCCATTGGAAAGTCGCTCGAATGGCAATTGGCCGATCTCAAGCAGACGTGCGTGGTGTCAGGGGTTTTTGACCGCATCCCGCCCAATTCTTCCGAGCAGTTTGACTTTGTGCTGTCTTTCGATGCCTTCAAAGACATCATGAAAATGGGCCGCAGGGTTGACTGGGCTGATGCAAACGGCCCGTTCAGCACCTTTGTCGTGCTGCAGGAAGGTGCTAATTCGGAGCAGTTTAACAACAAGATCGCGGGGCTGCTCAAGCGTAAATCGGCTAAAAACGCCAACCGCACGCTTTTCATCGAGCCATATTCGGCTAGTTACCTCCATGGCGAGCACAAAAACGGTGTGAGCGTAGGCGGACGCATCGAGTACGTCAAGCTGTTTTCGGCCGTTGCTACTCTCATCTTGGTGATTGCCAGCATCAATTACATGAACCTTGCAACGGCGAAAGCTTCGCGGCGGCTCAAGGAAATAGGCGTCCGCAAAACATTGGGCGCCAGCCGGGCCACGCTCGTAGTGCACTTTCTGACCGAATCGGTGCTGACGGCCTTTTTGGCCCTGCTTATAGCTGTGGTGCTTGTGCAAATAGCGCTGCCTCAATTCAATGAAATTACCGGCAAGCACCTGACGCTTGCCCCGAAGCTGAGCGTCATGGCTGCCTTTCTGGCAATTGCGCTGCTCACGGGGCTGCTGGCGGGCAGCTATCCTGCTTTCTATTTGTCGGGGTTCAAGCCGGCTGCCGTATTCCGAGGCACCTTGATGAATTCGGTAGCCGACTTATGGACGCGCAAAGGACTCGTTGTGTTTCAGTTTACGCTGTCGGTGCTGTTCATCGTATGTGTGCTGGTCATCCATCGGCAAATCGCGTTTGTCCAGGCCAAAAGCCTCGGCTACGACAAAAGCAACGTCATTTATTTCGAAACGGGTGGTAAGTCAGCTCAGCAGCCGGGCGCCTTTCTGGCCGAACTCAAGCGGTTGCCGGGTGTGGTAAATGCGTCGGGCATGTGGGGCTTTTTTGTGGAAATGGGTCCGCACGGGCCGGGGCCAGAGGTAGAGTGGGAGGGCCGGAAAGTAGCCACGAACAACCTAGGCGTAAACTACGACCTGCTTGAAACGCTGGGTATTCAGATCAAGGAAGGACGCAGCTTTTCGCGGAAGTTTCGTTCCGACAGCCTAAAAATCATCGTTAATGAAGCTCTAGTGGCGAGGTTGGGGTTGCAGCACCCGGTCGGTACAGCCCTGGGCACGGCGCAGATTGTGGGGGTGGCCAAGGATTTTCACTATGCCTCGCTGCACGAAAAAGTAGAGCCCTTTATTTTTCGCTTGGAGCCCCAAGCAGCTGGTACCGTGCTCGTTAAACTTGCCGCCGGGCAGGAGAAAGAGACCATCAACCGCCTTCGTCGATTCTATCAGCAATTCAACGCTGGCATGCCCCTGGATTACCAGTTCCTCGATGCAGCTTACCAGGCCCAATATGCTTCCGAGCGGCGTGTTGCACTGCTTTCACGCTACTTTGCCGGCTTGGCGATTGTCATCTCCAGTTTGGGCCTTTTGGGCTTAACCACTTTCACCGCCGAGAAAAGGCGCAAAGAGATTGGCGTTCGCAAAGTGCTAGGAGCCAGCCAAGTAAGCATTGTGTATTTGCTGTCCATCGACCTGGCCAAACTTGTGATAGTGGCGATCGCATTGGCTTTGCCCCTCAGCTACCTGGTGGTACGGCAGTGGCTGAACAGCTTTGAGTATCGGATACCCTTGGAAATCTGGTACTTCCTCGGCGCAGGCTTCCTGGCGCTGCTGGTGGCATGGATTACTGTTGGAACGCAAGCTGTGCGGGCCGCCCGAGCAAATCCGGTGCTCTGCTTGCGAGACGAGTAA
- a CDS encoding BamA/TamA family outer membrane protein, with amino-acid sequence MRILLPAGILWAAAFGVAFAQTSSTTSPTAPASVATVVPKPNVPFKEQKTIVVEASQQYKAGKLKTMFLGKNYRQEWEQPVRVPILNLGTSQGGLQPLRQGGGKQTKSLRLRAANGREYVLRSIEKNTEMVLSAELRNTVAAKVVQDQVSAAHPYAALTIPVLAEAAGVGHTNPELVYVPDDEKLGEFRSIFANTLAILEERDPLVPGSFAGRTLEKNYNTDKVLELLRADFKNRVDQKELVRARLFDVAVADFDRHEDQWRWFAYERPNGGMLLRAVPRDRDQAFFVNQGLLPNIASRDWAVPAVQGFDGSLRNVNTFMFSARYFDRSFLTEPSREEWLAIAQDMKARLTDAVIEKAIHQLPDTVFRFSGPTIIAHLKSNRDALPAYADQYYRFLAREVDITGSDKSEYFEVARLNDSLTRVRIYPLGANDQPEGDPLYQRTFKCQETKEIRLYGYGGHDVMDVSGDVHKGITVRLIGGEGEDVFSDRSRVAGLRHHTLVYDTPTGNELKLGPESRNRTSTDSTVNQHNRQAFRYAYAGPLLPITYNRDDGVFLGVGVELRRPGFRKLPWATVHRLQANVALATGAYSFRYTGEFNRLFGNADLLVRGDLQTPNFVRNFFGFGNEAVYDKGLGINYYRVRYNNAALQVLARQRLGQHQEFFIGPVYQRVRVERTPGRFISAFSTADDFFSAKHYGGLKAGYTLDTRDNDWHAHNGLLWHTEYTGMRGLTNATHDVSQLASEIAGYWTPAATPGITLAGRVGTLLNFNKYEFYQAATLGGLSNLRGYRRTRFAGENSLYNNLEVRGRFGTFNTFLFSADFGFVGFHDVGRVWTDEENHSDKWHTGYGGGLWMEPFRKVLLVGTYNFSREDRLPVIRLGFLF; translated from the coding sequence ATGCGGATACTTTTACCAGCGGGTATTCTTTGGGCGGCGGCCTTCGGCGTGGCCTTTGCGCAAACCTCCAGCACCACCTCCCCAACCGCGCCGGCCTCGGTAGCGACGGTTGTGCCAAAACCCAATGTCCCGTTTAAGGAACAAAAAACCATCGTGGTGGAAGCCAGCCAGCAATACAAAGCCGGCAAGCTCAAGACCATGTTCCTGGGCAAAAATTACCGGCAGGAATGGGAGCAGCCCGTCCGGGTGCCGATCCTGAACCTGGGCACCTCGCAGGGCGGCTTGCAGCCCCTGCGGCAGGGCGGAGGCAAGCAAACCAAGTCGCTACGCCTGCGCGCCGCCAACGGGCGCGAGTACGTGCTGCGCTCCATCGAGAAAAACACCGAAATGGTGTTGAGCGCCGAACTCCGTAACACGGTGGCCGCCAAGGTGGTACAGGATCAGGTTTCGGCGGCGCACCCGTATGCTGCGCTTACCATTCCGGTGTTGGCCGAAGCAGCGGGAGTGGGACACACCAATCCGGAGTTGGTGTATGTGCCTGATGATGAGAAACTTGGCGAATTCAGGTCGATATTCGCCAATACACTCGCCATTCTAGAAGAGCGCGACCCGCTGGTGCCGGGCTCGTTTGCAGGCCGTACGCTGGAGAAGAACTACAACACCGACAAGGTGCTGGAACTGCTGCGCGCCGACTTCAAAAACCGGGTCGATCAGAAGGAATTGGTGCGTGCCCGCCTCTTCGACGTGGCCGTGGCCGACTTTGACCGGCACGAAGACCAGTGGCGGTGGTTTGCGTACGAGCGGCCCAACGGTGGCATGCTGCTGCGCGCCGTGCCGCGCGATCGTGACCAAGCGTTTTTTGTCAACCAAGGATTGCTGCCCAACATCGCGAGCCGCGACTGGGCCGTGCCGGCCGTGCAGGGCTTCGATGGCTCGCTGCGCAACGTGAACACGTTTATGTTCAGCGCGCGGTATTTCGACCGGTCCTTCCTGACGGAGCCTTCGCGGGAAGAATGGCTGGCCATCGCGCAGGACATGAAAGCCCGCCTTACCGATGCCGTCATTGAGAAGGCCATTCATCAGTTGCCCGATACCGTTTTTCGCTTCTCGGGGCCTACGATCATTGCCCACTTGAAATCGAACCGCGACGCGCTGCCCGCCTACGCCGATCAGTATTACCGGTTTCTGGCGCGCGAAGTCGACATTACGGGCAGCGACAAGTCGGAGTATTTCGAAGTGGCGCGCCTAAACGATTCGCTCACCCGCGTCCGGATTTACCCGCTCGGTGCCAACGATCAGCCGGAGGGCGATCCGCTCTACCAACGCACCTTTAAGTGCCAAGAAACCAAGGAAATACGCCTGTATGGCTACGGCGGACACGATGTGATGGACGTGAGTGGCGATGTGCACAAAGGCATTACCGTGCGGCTGATCGGGGGCGAGGGCGAGGACGTGTTCAGCGATCGCTCACGCGTAGCAGGGCTGCGGCATCACACGCTGGTCTACGACACCCCAACGGGCAACGAGCTGAAGCTGGGCCCGGAAAGCCGCAACCGCACTTCTACCGATTCTACGGTCAACCAACACAACCGCCAGGCGTTTCGGTATGCTTACGCCGGGCCCTTGCTGCCCATCACGTACAACCGCGACGACGGCGTGTTTCTGGGCGTCGGCGTGGAACTGCGCCGCCCTGGTTTTCGCAAGCTGCCCTGGGCAACCGTACATCGCTTGCAGGCCAACGTGGCCCTGGCGACCGGCGCCTACAGCTTTCGCTACACCGGCGAGTTCAATCGGCTGTTCGGCAACGCCGACCTGCTCGTGCGGGGCGATCTGCAAACGCCCAATTTTGTGCGCAACTTCTTCGGGTTTGGCAACGAGGCAGTTTATGATAAAGGTCTGGGAATCAACTACTACCGGGTGCGCTACAACAACGCTGCTCTGCAAGTGCTGGCTCGGCAGCGCCTCGGGCAGCACCAGGAGTTTTTTATCGGGCCCGTCTACCAACGGGTGCGAGTAGAGCGGACGCCGGGGCGCTTCATCTCCGCGTTTTCAACAGCCGATGACTTCTTTTCGGCCAAACACTACGGCGGCCTGAAAGCCGGCTACACCCTCGATACGCGCGATAACGACTGGCACGCCCACAACGGCCTGTTGTGGCACACCGAATACACGGGCATGCGCGGCCTCACAAACGCAACGCACGACGTATCGCAGCTAGCTTCGGAAATAGCCGGTTACTGGACGCCCGCCGCTACGCCCGGCATTACCTTGGCGGGCCGCGTAGGTACCCTGCTGAATTTCAACAAGTACGAGTTTTACCAAGCTGCCACTCTGGGCGGGCTTTCCAACCTGCGCGGCTATCGGCGCACGCGTTTCGCGGGCGAAAACAGCCTCTACAACAACCTTGAGGTACGCGGGCGGTTTGGCACCTTCAACACCTTCCTGTTCTCGGCCGATTTCGGGTTTGTCGGCTTTCACGACGTGGGCCGTGTGTGGACCGACGAGGAAAATCACTCGGATAAGTGGCACACCGGCTACGGCGGCGGCCTCTGGATGGAGCCATTCCGCAAGGTGCTGCTTGTTGGGACGTACAACTTCTCCCGCGAAGATCGCTTGCCGGTGATCCGGTTAGGCTTCCTTTTCTAG